A region of Lycium barbarum isolate Lr01 chromosome 3, ASM1917538v2, whole genome shotgun sequence DNA encodes the following proteins:
- the LOC132631587 gene encoding splicing factor Cactin-like isoform X1 yields MSSKSSGRRERTRYRSSDYDSDQKRSKREVTDEAINDYLSKKAHRKASKVAKKLKSETVSGYSNDSNPFGDSTLNEKFVWRKKIERDVSHGASLETFSIKSEKKRQRERMAEIEKVKKRREERAIEKAHHEEEMALLARERARAEFQDWEKKEEEFHFDQSKVRSEIRLREGRMKPIDVLTKHLDPSDDYDVEINEPYMVFKGLSVKEMEELHEDIRMHLDLDRATPTHINYWEALLVVSGWELAEARKKDALDRARVRGEQLPPELAAEERGLHSSIEADVKSLLEGKTYGELEALQSQIESQMRSGTAKVVEYWEAVVKRLHIYKAKACLKEIHAKMLHKHLEHLEKPIEVVDIEKAWSSRPDDEDDDQDEKGKTLSSILFGLQVIAFSSLNRNHQCLDAESLVQAQELSPELIEALEEEYAEAGEYSPLLVHGDENEQALDPEEDIAILERNRLAILEERRLQELASRSTPSEDNFEKKALRSMGAIEEGEAVFGSNDEINLDSQVYWWHDKYRPRKPKYFNRVHTGYEWNKYNQTHYDHDNPPPKTVQGYKFNIFYPDLVDKSKAPSYTIEKDEDSSETCIIRFHAGPPYEDIAFRVVNKEWEYSHKKGFKCTFERGILHVYFNIKRHRYRR; encoded by the exons ATGTCGTCAAAGTCGAGTGGGCGAAGGGAAAGAACCCGCTACCGGTCCTCCGATTATGATTCCGACCAAAAACGAAGTAAGAGGGAGGTCACGGATGAAGCAATTAACGACTACTTGTCCAAGAAAGCTCACAGAAAG GCAAGTAAAGTGGCAAAAAAGTTGAAGTCTGAAACAGTTTCTGGATATTCCAATGATTCTAATCCTTTCGGTGATTCTACTCTCAATGAAAA GTTTGTGTGGCGAAAGAAGATTGAACGTGATGTTTCCCATGGTGCGTCTCTTGAAACATTTTCAATCAAATCGGAGAAGAAGAGGCAAAGAGAAAGAATG GCTGAGATCGAGAAAGTGAAAAAGAGGAGGGAGGAAAGAGCTATTGAAAAGGCACATCATGAGGAGGAAATG GCATTGTTAGCAAGAGAGCGTGCCCGGGCCGAGTTCCAAGACTGGGAGAAAAAGGAAGAAGAG TTTCATTTTGATCAAAGCAAAGTAAGGTCAGAGATTCGCTTGCGTGAAGGGCGGATGAAGCCAATTGATGTTCTCACTAAGCATCTTGACCCTTCAGACGATTATGATGTCGAAATTAATGAACCATACATGGTATTCAAG GGTTTGTCTGTAAAAGAGATGGAGGAACTTCATGAGGACATAAGAATGCACCTCGACTTGGATAGAGCAACACCAACACATATAAACTATTGGGAG GCACTTTTGGTAGTTTCTGGATGGGAGCTCGCTGAAGCACGAAAGAAGGACGCATTGGATAGAGCTAGAGTGCGTGGAGAACAGCTACCCCCTGAATTAGCTGCTGAAGAGAGGGGTTTGCACTCAAGCATTGAAGCAGATGTGAAGTCTCTCCTAGAAGGAAAAACTTATGGGGAACTGGAAGCCCTTCAATCTCAGATTGAGTCACAGATGCGCTCAGGCACTGCTAAAGTAGTTGAATATTGGGAAGCTGTTGTAAAACGTCTGCACATTTACAAGGCAAAG GCTTGTCTAAAGGAAATACATGCCAAGATGCTACACAAGCACTTGGAGCACCTTGAAAAACCAATAGAGGTTGTGGATATTGAGAAAGCATGGAGTTCAAGGCCCGACGATGAAGACGATGATCAAGATGAAAAAGGTAAAACTTTATCCAGTATTCTATTTGGCCTTCAAGTAATTGCATTTAGTTCACTTAATCGTAATCATCAATGTTTAGATGCTGAAAGTCTAGTTCAAGCTCAAGAGCTCTCTCCAGAGCTCATTGAGGCGCTGGAAGAAGAATATGCGGAGGCTGGAGAGTACTCGCCCTTGCTTGTGCATGGCGATGAAAATGAACAAGCACTTGACCCTGAAGAAGATATTGCCATTCTG GAAAGGAACCGTTTGGCAATTTTGGAAGAACGGCGGCTTCAGGAATTGGCTTCAAGATCAACTCCCTCTGAAGACAACTTTGAGAAGAAGGCCTTAAGATCCATGGGAGCCATTGAAGAAGGTGAAGCAGTTTTTGGCTCTAATGATGAAATTAACCTGGACTCGCAG GTTTACTGGTGGCATGACAAATACCGCCCTAGGAAGCCAAAGTATTTCAATCGGGTTCATACTGGCTATGAGTGGAATAAGTACAACCAAACTCACTATGACCATGACAATCCACCCCCAAAAACGGTGCAAGGATACAAGTTCAATATCTTCTATCCTGATCTTGTTGACAAATCGAAGGCTCCATCTTACACAATAGAGAAAGATGAAGATAGTTCTGAAACTTGCATTATAAGGTTTCATGCTGGGCCCCCTTATGAGGATATA GCATTCCGTGTTGTTAACAAAGAATGGGAATATTCACACAAGAAGGGTTTCAAGTGCACATTTGAGCGAGGAATTTTGCATGTGTATTTCAACATCAAACGCCATCGTTATCGTCGTTGA
- the LOC132631587 gene encoding splicing factor Cactin-like isoform X2, with the protein MSSKSSGRRERTRYRSSDYDSDQKRSKREVTDEAINDYLSKKAHRKASKVAKKLKSETVSGYSNDSNPFGDSTLNEKFVWRKKIERDVSHGASLETFSIKSEKKRQRERMAEIEKVKKRREERAIEKAHHEEEMALLARERARAEFQDWEKKEEEFHFDQSKVRSEIRLREGRMKPIDVLTKHLDPSDDYDVEINEPYMVFKGLSVKEMEELHEDIRMHLDLDRATPTHINYWEALLVVSGWELAEARKKDALDRARVRGEQLPPELAAEERGLHSSIEADVKSLLEGKTYGELEALQSQIESQMRSGTAKVVEYWEAVVKRLHIYKAKACLKEIHAKMLHKHLEHLEKPIEVVDIEKAWSSRPDDEDDDQDEKDAESLVQAQELSPELIEALEEEYAEAGEYSPLLVHGDENEQALDPEEDIAILERNRLAILEERRLQELASRSTPSEDNFEKKALRSMGAIEEGEAVFGSNDEINLDSQVYWWHDKYRPRKPKYFNRVHTGYEWNKYNQTHYDHDNPPPKTVQGYKFNIFYPDLVDKSKAPSYTIEKDEDSSETCIIRFHAGPPYEDIAFRVVNKEWEYSHKKGFKCTFERGILHVYFNIKRHRYRR; encoded by the exons ATGTCGTCAAAGTCGAGTGGGCGAAGGGAAAGAACCCGCTACCGGTCCTCCGATTATGATTCCGACCAAAAACGAAGTAAGAGGGAGGTCACGGATGAAGCAATTAACGACTACTTGTCCAAGAAAGCTCACAGAAAG GCAAGTAAAGTGGCAAAAAAGTTGAAGTCTGAAACAGTTTCTGGATATTCCAATGATTCTAATCCTTTCGGTGATTCTACTCTCAATGAAAA GTTTGTGTGGCGAAAGAAGATTGAACGTGATGTTTCCCATGGTGCGTCTCTTGAAACATTTTCAATCAAATCGGAGAAGAAGAGGCAAAGAGAAAGAATG GCTGAGATCGAGAAAGTGAAAAAGAGGAGGGAGGAAAGAGCTATTGAAAAGGCACATCATGAGGAGGAAATG GCATTGTTAGCAAGAGAGCGTGCCCGGGCCGAGTTCCAAGACTGGGAGAAAAAGGAAGAAGAG TTTCATTTTGATCAAAGCAAAGTAAGGTCAGAGATTCGCTTGCGTGAAGGGCGGATGAAGCCAATTGATGTTCTCACTAAGCATCTTGACCCTTCAGACGATTATGATGTCGAAATTAATGAACCATACATGGTATTCAAG GGTTTGTCTGTAAAAGAGATGGAGGAACTTCATGAGGACATAAGAATGCACCTCGACTTGGATAGAGCAACACCAACACATATAAACTATTGGGAG GCACTTTTGGTAGTTTCTGGATGGGAGCTCGCTGAAGCACGAAAGAAGGACGCATTGGATAGAGCTAGAGTGCGTGGAGAACAGCTACCCCCTGAATTAGCTGCTGAAGAGAGGGGTTTGCACTCAAGCATTGAAGCAGATGTGAAGTCTCTCCTAGAAGGAAAAACTTATGGGGAACTGGAAGCCCTTCAATCTCAGATTGAGTCACAGATGCGCTCAGGCACTGCTAAAGTAGTTGAATATTGGGAAGCTGTTGTAAAACGTCTGCACATTTACAAGGCAAAG GCTTGTCTAAAGGAAATACATGCCAAGATGCTACACAAGCACTTGGAGCACCTTGAAAAACCAATAGAGGTTGTGGATATTGAGAAAGCATGGAGTTCAAGGCCCGACGATGAAGACGATGATCAAGATGAAAAAG ATGCTGAAAGTCTAGTTCAAGCTCAAGAGCTCTCTCCAGAGCTCATTGAGGCGCTGGAAGAAGAATATGCGGAGGCTGGAGAGTACTCGCCCTTGCTTGTGCATGGCGATGAAAATGAACAAGCACTTGACCCTGAAGAAGATATTGCCATTCTG GAAAGGAACCGTTTGGCAATTTTGGAAGAACGGCGGCTTCAGGAATTGGCTTCAAGATCAACTCCCTCTGAAGACAACTTTGAGAAGAAGGCCTTAAGATCCATGGGAGCCATTGAAGAAGGTGAAGCAGTTTTTGGCTCTAATGATGAAATTAACCTGGACTCGCAG GTTTACTGGTGGCATGACAAATACCGCCCTAGGAAGCCAAAGTATTTCAATCGGGTTCATACTGGCTATGAGTGGAATAAGTACAACCAAACTCACTATGACCATGACAATCCACCCCCAAAAACGGTGCAAGGATACAAGTTCAATATCTTCTATCCTGATCTTGTTGACAAATCGAAGGCTCCATCTTACACAATAGAGAAAGATGAAGATAGTTCTGAAACTTGCATTATAAGGTTTCATGCTGGGCCCCCTTATGAGGATATA GCATTCCGTGTTGTTAACAAAGAATGGGAATATTCACACAAGAAGGGTTTCAAGTGCACATTTGAGCGAGGAATTTTGCATGTGTATTTCAACATCAAACGCCATCGTTATCGTCGTTGA